A stretch of the Aphis gossypii isolate Hap1 chromosome 2, ASM2018417v2, whole genome shotgun sequence genome encodes the following:
- the LOC114119451 gene encoding protein phosphatase methylesterase 1, translating to MSHINKFGLLGGNFKKPPQRKTRLNRSYEELTPISWSEYFEYKRFVDIDGNRFATYSLGNVESVLIVLLHGGGFNALTWSLFAKYLVKQCECQVLAIDLRGHGNSFTTDDNDLSMTTFTNDIISLLRKSYPDKMPSIVLMGHSLGGAIAVNIASTEESDLPIIGLVVIDVVEGSAMESLASMQSFLRSRPKSFKSLTDAISWGMGNGHIKNEESARVSIPGQIKNIATGKLGTDEFEEPPIDTPVLTEAISEPQYSIDSIKEDEEFGASSISSKKPLGNYTWRIDLCKTEKHWPGWFQGLSKKFLSIHAQKLLLLANIDRMDRDLTVGQMQGKFEMQVLPRVGHAVQEDDPEKVASILSNFLVRNKFANPTGDFVRILPGC from the exons ATGtctcatattaataaatttggtcTGCTGGGAGGAAACTTTAAAAAACCACCTCAACGGAAAACTAG attgAACCGTTCATATGAAGAGTTAACTCCCATATCATGGAGTgagtattttgaatataaacgCTTTGTTGACATTGATGGTAACAGGTTTGCGACCTACTCATTGGGCAATGTTGAATCTGTGCTGATTGTTTTGCTCCACGGTGGAGGGTTTAATGCTCTCACGTGGTCTCTTTTCGCT aaatatttagtaaaacaatGTGAATGCCAAGTCTTAGCAATTGATCTTCGAGGACATGGGAATTCATTTACTACAGatgataatgatttatcaatGACTACTTTTACTAA cGATATCATAAGTTTATTACGTAAATCATACCCAGACAAAATGCCATCAATAGTTTTAATGGGCCATAGTCTTGGTGGAGCTATTGCTGTAAATATTGCTTCTACAGAGGAATCAGATTTGCCAATTATTGGTTTGGTTGTTATTGATGTGGTTGAAGGTTCAGCAATGGAATCATTAGCTAGTATGCAGAGTTTTTTGAGAAGTCGtccaaaatcatttaaaagtttaacagATGCTATTTCTTGggg aatGGGAAATGGTCATATAAAAAACGAAGAATCTGCCAGAGTTTCTATTCCAggacaaataaaaaa TATTGCCACTGGTAAACTTGGTACGGATGAATTTGAAGAACCACCTATTGATACTCCAGTACTAACAGAAGCTATCTCAGAACCTCAATATTCAATTGATTCTATTAAAGAAGATGAAGAGTTTGGCGCATCTTCAATTTCT AGTAAAAAACCATTGGGTAATTATACATGGAGAATTGATTTGTGTAAGACAGAAAAACATTGGCCTGGGTGGTTTCAAGGACTTTCGAAAAAATTCTTGTCTATACATgcacaaaaattgttattactgGCTAACATAGATCGTATGGACAGAGATTTGACTGTCGGTCAAATgcaag gtaaattTGAAATGCAAGTATTACCTAGAGTTGGGCATGCTGTACAAGAAGATGACCCAGAAAAAGTTGCTAGTATATTGTCAAATTTTTTGGTACGAAACAAATTCGCAAATCCAACTGGAGATTTTGTTCg TATTCTTCCTGGTTGTTAA
- the LOC114119455 gene encoding ATP-dependent Clp protease ATP-binding subunit clpX-like, mitochondrial — translation MATRLKYLCSKCMQSKLQTNYLNLSRNLSVLTHGLHIKDTVHQRNFQTSPNYWNADNSGTGRKGDNTGHTGILCPKCQTANLEFFLTSNRFLRCQRCDHIFKVISAEENNLKDVTEEQNKFKPPPIPKEIFINLNKYVIGQELAKKVLAVAVYNHCKRIIHNITAPQKNDLIDQRLLDNLQNSREHFSNNHVFGMPQMDNTKNSQEEIKITSSFENTLLEKSNIILLGPTGCGKTLLAQTIAKQLDVPFAICDCTNLTQAGYVGEDIESVIGKLLQAANYDVEKAQTGIVFLDEIDKIGAVPGIHQLRDVGGEGVQQGMLKMLEGTVVNVPEKNTRKLRNETVQVDTTNILFVASGAFTGLDRLISRRTNQNSLGFGAEIDTEMGSRRAAAEADRVASTASYTDIEKENAERDGLLKKVEPRDLIQFGMIPEFVGRFPVLVPFHSLNRNLLVQILTEPKNSTVKQFKLLFGLDKVELTFTDEALRAIASQALEKKTGARGLRAIVESILLDPMFEIPGSDVVSVHVTEDAVNGKMNPHCIRGRPIDEREAKMDTRAKVE, via the exons ATGGCGACCAGATTAAAATACTTGTGTTCAAAATGCATGCAATCCAAACTgcaaactaattatttaaatttatcaagaaACTTGA GTGTATTGACCCATGGCCTTCACATAAAAGACACTGTTCATCAACGTAACTTCCAGACTTCACCTAATTATTGGAATGCAGATAATTCAGGGACAGGACGCAAGGGTGATAATACAGGCCATACGGGAATACTTTGCCCAAAATGTCAAACAGCAAATTTAGAGTTTTTTTTga CTTCTAATCGATTTTTGAGATGTCAGCGATGTGATCACATATTCAAAGTGATTTCTGCCGaagaaaataatcttaaagATGTAACagaagaacaaaataaatttaaaccccCACCAATTCCAAAAGAA aTTTTTATAAACCTTAATAAGTATGTGATTGGTCAAGAGTTAGCTAAGAAAGTGTTAGCTGTAGCAGTTTACAATCACTGTAAACGTATTATCCATAATATTACAGCACCACAAAAGAATGATTTAATTGATCAACGGTTACTAGATAACTTACAAAATTCAagag agcATTTTTCTAACAATCATGTATTTGGAATGCCACAAATGGATAATACTAAAAACAGTCaagaagaaattaaaattacttcatCATTTGAAAATACACTGTTAGAAAAGagtaacattatattgttggGGCCTACGGGATGtg gaAAAACATTACTGGCTCAAACAATAGCTAAGCAATTAGATGTACCATTCGCAATTTGTGATTGTACAAATTTGACACAAGCTGGTTATGTGGGAGAAGATATTGAAAGTGTAATTGGTAAACTTTTACAAGCCGCTAATTATGATGTTGAAAAGGCTCAAActg gaATTGTTTTCTTGGatgaaattgataaaattggtGCTGTACCCGGAATTCATCAATTAAGGGATGTTGGAGGTGAAGGAGTCCAACAAGGAATGTTaaag aTGTTAGAAGGTACTGTTGTTAATGTaccagaaaaaaatactagaaaaCTTCGAAATGAAACAGTACAAGTTGATACTACCAATATTCTTTTTGTCGCTTCTGGTGCATTTACTGGTCTTGATAGACTTATTAGTCGCAGGacaaatcaaaat agtcTTGGATTTGGTGCAGAAATTGATACTGAAATGGGAAGTAGAAGAGCTGCTGCTGAAGCCGATCGTGTTGCTTCAACAGCTTCATACACTGATATCGAAAAAGAAAATGCAGAACGTGACGggctattaaaaaaagttgaaccGAGAGACTTAATACAATTTGGAATGATacca gagTTTGTGGGAAGGTTTCCAGTTTTGGTCCCATTCCATTCTTTAAACAGAAACTTGCTTGTACAAATCCTTACCGAGCCAAAAAATAGTACagtcaaacaatttaaattactatttggCTTAGACAAAGTTGAATTAACATTCACAGATGAAGCACTAAGAGCGATTGCCTCACAAgctctagaaaaaaaaactggggCTCGAGGATTACGAGCAATTGtg GAATCAATTTTATTGGACCCAATGTTTGAAATCCCTGGATCTGATGTAGTAAGCGTGCATGTTACTGAAGATGCAGTCAATGGAAAAATGAACCCTCATTGTATAAGAGGCCGTCCAATTGACGAAAGAGAAGCCAAAATGGATACAAGAGCTAAAGTTGAGTAA